A segment of the Deinococcus depolymerans genome:
CACGCCCTGTGCGTGCAGGTCCCGCAGGATCCGGCGGGTGGCCCGCTCGATCTCCCGCAGCATGCCCTGCGTGCGCTCCCTCACCAGTGCCAGCGTCTCACGCGGCTGTAACCCGTCCGGGCCGGGCGTGTTCACGCCCGCCGCGATCTGTCGGTGAATGCCGGCCACGCGCACCATGAAGAACTCGTCGAGGTTACTGCCGCAGATGGCGGTGTACTTCAGGCGCTCCAGCAGCGGATTGCGTTCGTCGCGGGCCTCGGCCAGCACCCGCTCGTTGAAGGCCAGCCACGACAGCTCCCGGTTCAGGAATGGACTCTGCGTGTTCGCGACCGTGCTGTGTGTCCGCGTCTCCCCCACCCCGGCAGTGCGGTCGGCCGCCCGGCGGGGCCGCCGCGGGGTCGCGGAGGACGGAGGCTTGGTGGAACGCTCGGTGTTCTTGGGGGGCACAGTCATGACTCCTCTTCAGTAGACGGGTGGGCAGTCAGGTGGGCGTCACCCGGCAGTGCGCCCACGGTCATCTCCCGCATTAGAGCATCTGTCCGGAGGAAGGCGTCGGGCAACCGGGCTCCGCCGGCGGCCTTCCTCCCCCCGGAGGTGGCCTTCCCTGCGCTCACACCGGTCCGCCAGGGGGGGTGGCGCCAGCGACCCGGCGTTCCCCCCCCGGAGTGAAGGACTGGGCGAGTCGCTGCGCCCGGACTGAAGGGTTTTCGCGAACCCCTGAACCGGAATCCGTCTCATACGGACTCCGATTGAATGGGCTGGAAAGCCCGTTCAATCCGAGCGAAGCGAGGAGGAGCTGGGCGGGTTCCGGACGTGGCGTTGACAACCCGGTGCCCTGACGGGTTGTCAGCGAAACAGACGGAATCCGTGTCAGGCGCGTTTGAACAGCAGCGCGGCGTTCTGCCCGCCGAACGCGAAGGAGTTGCTCAGCGCGTACTCGACCTGCACCTCGCGGGCACCTTCCGGGATGTAGTCGAGGTCGAGTTCCGGGTCGGGGTCGGTCAGGTTGATGGTGGGCGGCAGGATGCCGTCCCGCAGCGCCTGGGCGACGGCGATGGCCTCGATGGCGCCGGCCGCGCCGAGCAGGTGACCGGTCATGCTCTTGGTGGAACTGACGGCCAGCTTGTGCGCGTGGTCACCGAACACGTGCTTGATGCCCTGCGTCTCGTGCAGGTCGTTGAAGTGCGTGCTGGTGCCGTGCGCGTTGATGTACCCGACCTGCTCGGGGTTCACGCCGGCGGTCTTCAGGGCCATGCGCATGGCGACCTGCGCGCCGCGTCCCTCGGGGGCGGGCGTGGTGATGTGGTGCGCGTCGGCGCTGGTGCCGTACCCGACGATCTCGGCGTAGATGGTCGCGCCGCGCGCCACGGCCTTCTCGTACTCCTCGAGGATCACGACGCCCGCACCCTCGCCGAGCACGAAACCGTCGCGGGTGGCGCTGAACGGGCGACTGGCCCGCTGGGGGTCGTCGTTGCGGGTGGACAGGGCCTTCATGTTCGAGAACCCGCCGATGGCGATGGGCGTGATGGCGGCCTCGCTGCCCCCGGCGATCATGGTGTCCGCGAGGCCCAGCTGGATGTACCGGGCGGCGTCACCGATGGCACCGGTGCCGGTGGCGCAGGCAGTCACAACCGTGCTGCTGGGGCCGGTCGCGCCGTAACGCATGGCGACGTGCCCGGTGGCCATGTTGGCGATCATCATGGGAATGAACATGGGGCTGATGCGCCCCGGTCCGCGCGAGTGCAGCACGCCCGCCTGATCCTCGAAGGTCTTCACGCCGCCGATGCCGCTGCCGACGATGGTGCCGGTACCCTCGCCGCGCAGCTCCTCCTCGGTCAGGCCGCTGTCCTGCACGGCCAGTGCGGCGGCGGCCAGCGCGAGTTGCACGTAGCGGTCGAGTTTGCGGGCCTCGCGGGGATCAACGAAGGGCGACAGGTCGTCGTTGACTTCCCCCGCGATCCGGCTGGCGGTATCGGCCGGGTCGAAGTGCGTGATGGTGCTGATGCCGCTCTTTCCGGCGCGTTGCGCCTGCGCGTAGGCCTGCGCGCCCACGCCGATCGGCGTGACCGGCCCGAGGCCCGTGATAACAACCCGTTTCAACCCTGTGACGCTCACTGCATCCCCCCCTTTTCGTGCCGGTGTGTCGGCCCGGTCAATGGATCGGGGCGGGAGCGGCAATGCACCGCGCCCCGCCCCTTGATCCTGCGCCCCCCGAGCGTGGGGGGCCAGCGCGTTTACTGCTTGCTCTCGATGTAATCCACGGCGGCCTGGACCGTGCGGATCGTTTCGGCATCTTCATCGCTGATGGTGATGCCGAACTTGTCTTCGAGACCCATGATCAGTTCCACGGTTTCGAGGCTGTCGGCGCCCAGGTCTTCCACGAAGCGGGCCTCGGGGACCACCTTGTCGCCGTCCACGCCGAGCTTGTCAACGATCACGTCTTTCACATCATCAAAAGTTGCCATGAGTTCGTACCTCCTGATACTGAAGTCTGCGCCAGTCTACACGCGGCGCCCATGAGAGGCAGCTGATCTGAACGGGGTTCAACTCGGGCCTCGTGCCGACGCACCGGGTCAGTGGGGGTTCAGGCCGCCGTCCACGCCGATGGTCTGCCCGGTCACGTACCCGGCGGCGTCACTGGCGAGGAACGCCACGACCGCCGCGACCTCCTGCGGCTGCCCGAAACGCGCCAGCGGAATGCTGCCCAGGTAGCCCTGCTGCACGTTCTCCGGGAGCTGCGCGGTCATGTCGCTCTCGATGAAGCCGGGCGCGACGGCGTTCACGGTGATGCCGCGCCCGCCGTACTCCTTGGCGAGGGCCTTGCTCAGGCCGATCAGGCCGGCCTTGCTGGCCACGTAGTTCGCCTGCCCGGGGTTGCCGGTCAGGCCGACCACGCTGGCGATGTTGATGATCCGGCCCGAGCGGGCGCGCATCATGTGCTTGATCGCGGCGCGGCAGGCGATGAAAGCGCTCGACAGGTTCGTCTGGATGACGGCGTCCCAGTCCTCGTCCTTCATGCGGATGGCGAGGGTGTCGCGGGTGATCCCGGCATTGTTCACGAGGACGTCCAGGCGGCCCATGTCCTTGATGACGGTCTCGACGAGCGTCCCGGCGTTGGCGGGCACGGTCAGGTCGGCGCCGAACACCTCGGCGCGCACGCCGGCCTCTCTGGCCTCGTCGGCGACCTTGCGGGCCTCGTCGGCGTTCCGGCCGTAGTGAACGGCGACATCGAAGCCGTCCTGCGCGAGTTTGAGGGCCATGGCGCGGCCCAGGCCACGGCTGCTGCCGGTGATCAGGGCGACTTTACGGGGGGTTTCGGTCATGGGTGGGTTCTCCGGTGGGGCGGGTGAATTACAGCGTGAAGTCCTGCACCTGCGCGGCCGTGCCGACGTTGATGGTGCGGGCGTCGGGCAGGATGCGCCTGACGAGGCCGGTCAGGACGGTACCGGGACCGAACTCGATGAACACGTCCGCGCCGGCCGCCGCGAGGGCCTGGATGGTCTCGACCCAGCGCACGGCACCGGTGATCTGTTCGGTCAGCAGGCCCGGCAGGGCGGTGGGATCGGTGTTCGGCTGGGCGGTCACGTTCGCGTACACGGGGAAGGCGGGCGGTGCGAACGCGGTCGTCTGCAGGTCCGGGGCGAGGCCGCTGGCGGCCGGGGCCATCAGGGGGCAGTGGAAGGGCGCGCTGACCTTCAGCGGGATGGCTTTCAGGCCGCGTGCCTTGAGGGCGGCGTTCGCGGCGTCCACGCCCTGTTTCGTGCCGCTGATGACGGTCTGGGTGGGCGCGTTGAAGTTGGCGGGCTGCACGCCGTCGGTGGCGGCGCAGACCTCCTGGACGACGGCCGGGTCGCCCATGACGGCGCTCATGGCTCCGGCTCCGACGGGCACGGCGGCCTGCATCAGTTCGCCGCGCCGGCGGGTCAGGCGCAGCGCGTCCCCGAGGCTCAGGGCGTCGGCGGCGACCAGCGCGGAGTACTCGCCCAGCGAGTGCCCGGCGGCGAAGGCGGGGGTCAGGCCGGTCCGGGCGCGCCACGCGCGGTACGCGGCGACGCTGGCAGCCACCAGCGCGGGCTGCTGGTTGGCGGTCAGGGTCAGGTCGTCCAGTGGGCCGGACTCGATCAGGGCGCGCAGGCCGGGCAGGACGTGCTCGACCTGGGTGTACACCTCGGCGGCCTCGGGGAACGCGGCGGTCAGGTCGGTCCCCATGCCGACGCTGTGGCTGCCCTGGCCGGGGAACAGCGCGGCGATCTTCATGCGCTCACCTCTGCCTGGCTTTCGGCTGTCAGGCTGGGCGCGCCGCCCCACCATTTCATGGTGCCCGCCACCCAGCTCAGGCCGCCGCCGAAGGCGATCAGCAGCAGTTGCTGGCCGTCCTGCACGCGGCCGTCCTGCACGGCTTCATGCAGGGCCATGGGCACGGTCGCGGAACTGGTGTTGCCGTAGCGGTCGAGGTTCACGACGGCGCGTTCCATGGGCAGTCCGAAGCGGTCCATGGCCGCCTCGATGATCCGCACGTTCGCCTGGTGCGGGATGACCCAGTGGACGTCGGCGCTGGTCAGGCCGCTCTTGGCGAGGACCTGGGTGCCGCTCTCGCCGAGCACGCGCACCGCGAACTTGAAGACCTCGCGGCCGTTCATGCCGACCGAGTCTCCCATGTCGAAGCCGCCGGGCAGGCGGGGCGCGACGCAGCGCAGGTACAGGCTGGACCCGCCGTTCCCGTCGGCGCCCATCACGAATTCCTGGAATCCGTACCCGGCGGGGACCGGGCCGACCACGGCCGCGCCCGCGCCGTCCCCGAACAGGATGGCGGTGTTGCGGTCGTCCTGGTCCACGATCTTGCTGAGGGCCTCGGCACCCACGACGAGGACCCGGCGGGCCGCGCCGCTCATGATCAGGCCCTGGGCGACGCTCAGGCCGTACACGAAGCCGCTGCACGCGGTACTCAGGTCGAAGGCGGCCGCGCCGACCAGGCCGACCTGCATGCCGATCAGGGCGGCGGTGGACGGCATCAGGGCGTCGGGGCTGACGGTGGCGCAGATGACGGCGTCCACGCCCTGGAGGGCCTGCGGGTCGCGCCGCAGCATGTCCCGGACCGCCAGCACGCCCAGGTCGGAGGTGAACTGGTCGGGCGCGGCGAAGCGGCGTTCGCGGATGCCGGTGCGGGACTCGATCCAGTCGGCGTTGGTGTCCATGCGGGTCTCGAATTCCGCGTTCGGCACCACGCGGTCCGGGACGTACATGCCCAGCGCGGTGATGCCGAGGCTGGGGCGGGCGGTGGGGTCACTCATGGACGCACGCTAGCATTCTTTGAACGGCCGTTCAATGAATTCGGTACAGAGTTCAGCCGGACCGACGCGACCCCCCAGACGGACTCCGATGGAACGGCGTACCAACACCGTCCGGTCCGGGCCGAGGCGACCCGCAGAGTGCCCAGGCAGCAGAGGGGCCAGGCAGCAGAGGGGCCAGGCAGACGGACGAGGAGCGGGACGGGTGCCGGGCGCGGAGGGGGCAACCCGGCGCGTGGGCGGGTGGAGGGCGGGCCAGACGGCCCTCCAAGCGGTACGCAGGGCGGGCCGGCCCGCCCCCCAGGGCCGCGGTCAGCGGCCCCCGTCGTCGAACGCCGCCGGCAGCGTCAGGTGAAACGCCGCTCCCTGACCCACCTCGGACGTCACCCACAACCGGCCCCCGTGCTGCGCGACGATCTTCTCGCAGATCGCCAGGCCCAGCCCGCTCCCCTCGAACTGGTCACGGATGTGCAGCCGCTGGAACATCTCGAAGATCCGCTCGTGGTACTCCGGCGCGATCCCGATCCCGTTGTCCTGCACGGTCACGCGCCACGCCGACCCCTCCGGGCGGGCATGGATGGACACCCGCGGCGCGCGGTCCGGCGCCCGGAACTTCAGCGCGTTCCCGAGCAGGTTCTGGAACAGCTGCGCCAGCCTCGGCGCGGCCCCCAGCACCACCGGCAGGTCCCCCACGTCCACCTGCGCGTCCGCGTCGGACAGCGCCGCGTCCAGCCGCGCCATCGCCTCCTGCACCACCTCGCGCAGCGGCACCGGCGCCGGCAGCGGCCGCTCGGCATTCAGACGCGAGAACACCAGCAGGTCGTTCACCAGGGTCTGCATCCGCTCGGCGCCCTTCTGCACGGTCTTGAGGTACAGTTCGGCGCGGTCGTCCAGGCGGTCCCCGTAACGGTAGGCCAGCAGGCCCGCGTAGGAACTCACCGTCCGGATCGGCTCCTGCAGGTCGTGACTGGCAATGTACGCGAAGCGCTCGAGTTCGGCGTTGCTGCGTGACAGTTCCTGATTGGTGCGCAGAATGTCGCGCTGCAACGCCACCTGCTCGGTGATGTCCGACACCACCGCTACCGCCCCGAACACCTGATCGTCACGGCGCAACGGGGCCGCCGCAACCCGCACCACGCGGTCCTCGCCGGTCCGCATGTGCCGCAGCAGCACGTCCTGCCGCACCGCCTCGCCGCGCAGCGCCTTCACGAACGGCGTCTGCTCCGGCGGTAGCGGCACGCCGGTCTCCAGATCCCGGTTCTGCAGCTGCACGCTCAGGTCGATCACCGAACGCCGCAGCTGCTCCATGCTCTCGAAGCCCACGATGTCCAGCGCCGGGCGGTTGGCGCGCTGGATGCCGTTCAGGTCCCCCACGTACACCGCGTCCGGCATGCTGTTCAGGACGGTGTTCAGTTCCAGCGTCTGGCGTTCGCTGTGGTCCAGCGCCTCCCGCAGTTCGCGGGTACGCGCCTCGACCCGGGCCTCCAGCTCGGCGGAGTAGGCCTGCTCGCGCTCCAGCGCCTCGCGCCGCAGCTGCGAGAGCTTCAGGTTCGCGTTCACCTTCGCCAGCAGTTCCCGCGCGCTGAAAGGCTTGACCAGGTAATCGTCCGCGCCGGACTGCAGTCCCTGCACCCGCGCTTCCTCCCCTGCCCGCGCCGAGAGCATGATCACCGGCACGTCGCGGGTGGCCGGCGACGCCCGCACCGCCGTCAGCAGCCCCAGCCCGTCCAGGCGGGGCATCATGACGTCCGTGATCATCAGGTCCGGCAGGCGGCGGCGGATCAGGTCCAGCGCCTCGAGTCCGTCCCGGGCCACCTGAACGTCGTGGTGAGGATCAAGGAGCCGCTGCAGGTACTCGCGCAGGTCGGCGTTGTCATCCACGATCAGCACCTGCCGCCGCTCGGTGTGCGGCGCCGTGCCGTCCGGTTCCGGCTCGGTCAGGGCGGCGGGCGCGCTGGGCAACCAGCGGAGCGCCTCCTCCACGAAGGGCAGGGCGCCCTGCGTGCTGGGTTGCTCCTCGGCGGGCGCCGCGACCCGGTCCGGCGGCAGGTGGGCCGCGCCGAAAGGAAGGCGCAGCGTGAAGGTCGTCCCGGTCCCCTCCTCGCTGCTGGCCTCGATGGTCCCGCCGTGCAGCAGCACGATCTCGCGCACCAGCGCCAGCCCGATCCCGCTGCCCTCGAAGGACCGGCCGCGCTGACCCTCGACCCGGTGGAACCGTTCGAACAGACGCCCGACCTCCGCGGGAGGCACGCCCACGCCGGTGTCCTGCACGGTCAGGACCACGTGACGGTCCTCGGCGCGCAGCGTCACGGCCACCTCGCCCTGCAGGGTGAACTTGAAGGCGTTCGACAGCAGGTTCAGCAGCACCTTCTCCCACAGGTCCAGGTCCACGTACACCGGGGCGGGCAGCGACTCCAGTTCCACCCGGAAGTCCAGGCCCGCACGGTTCATCGCGGACCGGAAGCTGCTGGTCAGGTCCGCGTTCAGGGCCACGAAGTCCGTCGGCACGAACCGCGCCTGCGCCCGGCCCGCCTCCAGCCGCGAGAAGTCCAGCAGGCTGTTGACCAGCCGCAGCAGGCGCAGGCTGTTGCGGTGCGCCATGCTCAGCGTCTGCTGCTGCTGCGCGCTCAGTTCGCCCTGCTCACCGGTCAGCAGGTCCTCCAGCGGCCCCAGCATCAGGGTCAGCGGCGTGCGCAGTTCATGGCTGGCGTTCGCGAAGAAGGCCGTCTTGGCCCGGTCCAGCTGCGCCAGCGCCTCGGCCCGCTGCCGCTCCTGCTCGTAGGCGGTCACGCTGGTCAGCGCGGACGCCAGCTGCGTCACGCACAGGTCCAGGAAACTGCGGTAGGCGTCGTCCAGCGGCCGGTAGGGGTTCAGGCCTACGATCAGCACCCCGGCCGGCAGGGTCATGCCCGGCTGAATGATCGGCAGGGTCAGGCTACGCAGCGGCGGGCGGTCCCACGGGCCGCGCGGAACGTCCGGGAGCCCCTGCAGGTCCTGCAGCTGCGCCGGCACGGCGCCGGACAGGACCGGCGCCACCGCCCACGGCCCCGGGTCCTGCAGGCCGAGTTCCTCGGGGGCCAGCGGGTGGTCGGCCCCCACGCCGAACCGCAGCGCGCAGCGCAGCTCGCCCCGGTCGGCGGCCTCGCGTCCCTCTGCCGGCAGGTACGCCAGCGCGAACGGCAGGTCCTGCGGCTCATCCTGCAGTCCGTCACGCAGCGCGCGGAACACCTCGTCGGTGGTGCGCGCCCCGTTCAGGCGGGACGACAGACTTCCCAGCACCCGCAGCCGCCGCTCGCCCACGACCCGTTCGCTCTCCTCGGTCACCACGCACAGCATGCCGGTCACGGCGCCGGTGTCGTCGGCCAGCGGGGAGTACGAGAAGGTATGGTAGGTCTCCTCGGTGTACCCGCTGCGTTCCAGGAACAGCAGCAGGCCCTCGTCCCAGGTGGCGTGCCCTTCGGAGAGCACCTGCGAGATGCGCGGGCCGATGTCCTTCCAGATCTCGGCCCACACCACGTCCGAGCGGGCTCCCAGCGCCCACGATCCCTTCACGCCCAGCGTCGGCAGGTAGGCGTCGTTGCAGAAGAAGGTCAGGTCCGGACCCCAGGCCATCCACATCGCGAAGCGCGAGGTCAGCATGATCCGCACGGCGGTTTTCAGGCTCTGCGGCCACTGGTGCGGCGGTCCCAGGGTGGTGCGAGACCAGTCCAGCGTCAGCATCCGCCGCGCCATCTCTCCACCCCCCGCGAACAGGCCCTGGGCGAGGTCAAACTCTTCGGAAGGATTCAACATGAGCAACGAGGAGCATACGGGATTGCGCCCTCCGGCACGCCATGTGAATCATGAAGACCGCCCCCGGTCTGCGGGGGGCGGCCAGCAGGACCCACTGGGAACCGGCCGTCAGCGCAGGGGGGGGNNNNNNNNNNNNNNNNNNNNNNNNNNNNNNNNNNNNNNNNNNNCGTCCCCCCCCCTGCGCTGACGGGCTTACTCGGCGTCGCTCTCGGCTTGGCCCTCGGCGCTGCCCTCTTCGCTGCTGGCGGCGCTGCCCTGGGACAGCTGCGCGATGGCCTGCTGCAGCGCCTTCTCGCGCGTCAGGCTGACGTAGTAGGAGTTGATGCCGTTCGGCCCGAGCTGCTTGCTCAGGTCGGCGGGGCTCAGGCCGTTCGCCTGGGCGAGGGCCATCATGGTCTGGTTGAACTCGGCGTCGCTGACCTCGACCTTCAGGTCCTCGGCCAGTTTCTCCAGGGCCAGGTCACGCTTCACGCGGGTCTCGGCGTTCTTGCCCAGATCGGCCATGAACTCGTCGAGCTTGCCCTGCTCCTTCATGAAGGCCTCGTACTCGCTCCACTTGACGCCCTGGCGGCCCAGGTCGTCCTGAATCTCTTCCTGCATGGCCTCGCGGCGGCGGTCCAGCAGCGCCTGCGGAATGTCGGCCTGCATGCCCTCAACGAGGTGGTTGATGAATTCCTCGCGGCGGCCGGCCTCGCCTTCCTGCTGCGCGCGGCGCTCCAGTTCGGCCTTCAGGTCGGTGCGCAGGCGCTCCAGCGAGTCGAAGTTCAGGCTCTTGGCGAACTCGTCGTCCAGCGCCTGCAGCTTCTTGGTCTTCACGTCCACGATCTTCACGGTGACGGTGTGCTCGGCGTGCTCGTGGTCGCCGTGCTGGTGGGCGGGCACGGTGATCTCCACGGTGTCGCCTTTGTTCTTGCCCAGCAGCGCGTCGCGCACGTGCGCTTCGGCCACGTCGAGGTACACGGGGTAGGTGCCGCCGTCCTCGCCCTGCTCCTCGATGGTCACCTGGTCGCTGGCCTCGATGGCGCGGTCGGCGTCGTCGAAGGTCGCGTTGCGTTCCTGCAGGTCGCTCAGGGTGCGTTCCAGGACCTCGTCGGTGATCTCGGGGGCGGCGGCGGTCAGGTTCAGGCCGCTCCAGTCACCGAGCTTCACGTCGGGGTACGTCTCGCCCTTCACGGTGAACTCGAAGGACTGACCGCTCTGCAGCGGCTGGGGGTCGATGTTGGCATCCACGAGGCTGAGTTTCAGTTCACGGGCGGCCTGGGTGTAGTGGGTCTGCAGCAGACGGTCGCGCACTTCCTGCTCGACGTACCCCTTCCCGACGCGGCCCTCGATGACCTTGCGGGGCGCCTTGCCGGGGCGGAATCCGGGCACGCGCACGTCGCGCGCCAGTCCGGCCCACACCTGGTCGTATGCGCGGTTCACTTCGGCGGCGGGCACCGACACCTTGAATTCCACCTTGTTGCCTTCTCTGCTGATCAGCTCTGCCATTGGGTCTCCCGTCTGCGTGTCCGGACCTGCGCCCCACAGGGGGGCGGCGGTCAGGGACGCGTTCCTCTGTTGATTCTGCCGTGCCGATCACGCCTCCACCGGGGCGGGGGCGCGCGACATGCCGCCGAACATCATAGTGCATTTGTCCGCCGGCACCTGCGGGAAGCAGCGGCAGCGCGGCGGCCGGACCCACCGAAAGGTCCGGCCGCCGCTGCGCCGTGCTGGTGCGAGGAAAGGGACTTGAACCCTCACATCCTGTGGATACCAGATCCTAAGTCTGGTGCGTCTACCAGTTCCGCCATCCCCGCATGCTGTTCCCTGATCCCGGCGCGTTCAGGGGATAAAGAAGTTCCGGCCCTCTGCATCTCTGCGGGGGGCCGGAACCATTCTGGGGTGGATTAGGGGACTTGAACCCCCGGCCTCCGCTTCCACAGAGCGGCGCTCTAACCAACTGAGCTAAACCCACCGGACCTTGTTCGCCCACGTCCTGTCAGGCCCACACAGCTTAAAGGCGGCGGGGCGGCCTGTCAATCCCACGGCGGGAAAGGCCGTCCCGTCCGCGCGCCCGACGTCACGGTCACGGGCGTGAACCTGGCAACGGAGTGGTGGGGGGAGGGCGCCGCGGAAGGCGAGAGCCGTTCTCGGAAGGGAGGCATCGGAACACCAGACGTCCGGTGCCTCCCCTCTGTGCCTCCCCTCTGTGCTTCGCCGCTGTGCCAGTCCGTCCGGCCCGTCCAACTTCACCCGCTCTCCTGCGGAGCTGGGCCGCCCGGCCATGAGGGCTGCATCCTCATGGCAGCTGCTCTAGACGGCTGCCGCGCCTCCGGTCAGGAACAGGGCCGCCGGGTCACTGGAGGGTCCTGACGTACGCCTGGATGGCCGCCAGCTGCGCGTCGGTGGGGGGCGCGCCGTCCAGGCCGGTGGTGGCGAAGCGGGGCATCACGACGCCCAGCGTGCGGCCTTCTGGGGTCTTCCCGTCCAGCACCGCGTGCCGGAAGTCGGCGGCGTTCCAGGCGCCCACCACCTTCAGGGCGGGGCCGACCGCGCCCTCGGCTTTCGTGCCGTGGCAGCCGGCGCAGTTCCCGGCGTACAGGACCCGGCCGTCCGGGGTGGCGGCGCTGGCCGCCGCGACGACCGCGCCGCTGCCCGTGCCCGCCAGGCGGTGCCCGACCCCGTACGAGCCGACGCCCAGCGCCGTGCCCAGCACCAGCAGGCCCACGAAGCCCGCGACCTGCCCCGGCGTGAACCAGTCCCCGTGCGGGTCGTTCACGGCGCTCACCAGAGCCTCTGGCCGGGAATGAACTGGTAGTTCGCCAGCATGGGCGCGATGACCGGGCCGTACACCAGGATCACCAGCACCAGGGCCACGAAGGTCAGGGCCAGCAGCGGTTCGGTGCGGCGCACCAGGGGGCTCGCCCCGGCCAGGGTCTCCCCGGCGGGACTCATGGCCTCACTGGTGGGGATCGGGGTGCTTTCCGGGTCGTCCACACGCCGGGAGAGCAGCGTGCGCCACAGCACCGCGTAGAAGAGGACCGCCGCGACGAACAGCACGACGCCGCTGGCCGCCGTGATTGCCTTCGGGACACCGAGGTGCATGGCGTCGTACACCGCCTGCCCCGCCGAGGCGCTCACCTGCACGCGCCGGGGCACGCCCGCCAGACCCTGCCAGTGCATGCCGAGCGCGAAGAGCATCATGCCCGTGAACCACCACCACACCGACGCCAGCGCCAGACGGGGCGCGGCGAGGCGCTTGCCGGTCAGGTGCGGGACCAGCCAGAACATCACGCCCATGAACGTCAGGGTGGTCGCGGTGCCGACCGTGATGTGGAAGTGCCCGGGAATCCACGCGGTGTTGTGCACCACGGGAGAGAAGGCCATGGAGGCGTTCACGATGCCGCCCGCCCCGCCGAAGATGAACGACACCATGGCGAGCACCTGCGCGGTCATGCTGGCGTTCCCCCACGGCAGGCGGCGCACCCACCCGATCACTCCGCGGCCCCCCCGGGCGCGGGCGGCGTCCTCCAGGGACGCGGCGGCGCTGAACGCGGTCAGCAGGCTGGGCACCGCGACCAGGAACGTCAGGAACATGTGGATCAGTTTCCAGCTGTTCTGCACGTTCGGGTCGGCGTACTGGTGATGCAGGCCTACGGGCACGCTGAACACCAGGAACATCGCGAACGCCAGACGGGTCAGGCCCTCGCTGGCCATACGCCCGCCCGCCTGCCGGGGCAGGAACGCGTACCACGAGATGTACGCCGGGAGCAGCCAGAAGTACACGATGGGGTGCCCCGTCCACCAGAACAGCGTGCGGGCCAGCAGCGGGTCCACGCCGCGCGTCAGGCCCAGCGACCAGGGGATCAGCATGACCACGACCTCGACCACCAGTCCCAGCGCCGCCACGACCCACATCAGCCACGTGGCGACGCTCATGTACGTCACGACGGGCGTCACGCGGCCCGGGTGGGCGCGTTTCCAGGCCAGCCACAGCCACACGACCTGCCCGGCCACCAGCAGGCTCGCGGCGACCATGATGGCCGCGCCGATGTAGAACGCCGGGCTGCCCTCCAGCGGCGGGTAGAAGGTGTACAGCACCGTCGCGTTGTTCGTCAGCAGCGGCACGGCGGCCGTGAGCAGCCCGGCGGTCATGGTCAGGTACGTGAACCACGCGAAGCGCATGTTCGGGCGGATGTTCAGGTCCCGCACCGGCAGGTACAGCATCCAGCCGCTGATGAAGAACTGCGTGAACACCAGCGCGTTCAGCACGCCGTGCAGCGTCAGGCCCTGGTAGTACGACCCCAGCAGGACCTTCAGCAGGGGGTAGTCGTACACGTTGATGCCGCCGTAGTTCAGCGCCTGCAGCGGCCCCAGCAGCACGCCGATCATCAGGGCGATGAAGGCGGTCACGGCGTAGTACTGCGTGAGCGTCTTGAGGCTGCTCAGCGTGGCGGCGTCCAGGCCCGGCAGCGACGCGCTGGGGGCCGACTGGGAGGGAAGGGCGGTGGTCACTGGGTCTCCTTGGCGCCTGTGGCAGGCGGATCGACCACGAAGCGGGTGATCATGTTGTGATGCCCCACCCCGCAGTACTCGTTGCAGATGGCGTGCTGCTCGCCCGGGTGGCGGAACGTGACGGTCAGCGAGGCGACGTGCCCGGGCAGGATCTCGGCGTTGATGTTCGTGCCGGTCACCTGAAAGCCGTGCGCGACGTCGGTCGCGGTGACGTGCAGCGTGACGGGCACGCCCGCCGGGACGC
Coding sequences within it:
- the fabF gene encoding beta-ketoacyl-ACP synthase II, producing MSVTGLKRVVITGLGPVTPIGVGAQAYAQAQRAGKSGISTITHFDPADTASRIAGEVNDDLSPFVDPREARKLDRYVQLALAAAALAVQDSGLTEEELRGEGTGTIVGSGIGGVKTFEDQAGVLHSRGPGRISPMFIPMMIANMATGHVAMRYGATGPSSTVVTACATGTGAIGDAARYIQLGLADTMIAGGSEAAITPIAIGGFSNMKALSTRNDDPQRASRPFSATRDGFVLGEGAGVVILEEYEKAVARGATIYAEIVGYGTSADAHHITTPAPEGRGAQVAMRMALKTAGVNPEQVGYINAHGTSTHFNDLHETQGIKHVFGDHAHKLAVSSTKSMTGHLLGAAGAIEAIAVAQALRDGILPPTINLTDPDPELDLDYIPEGAREVQVEYALSNSFAFGGQNAALLFKRA
- the acpP gene encoding acyl carrier protein, translating into MATFDDVKDVIVDKLGVDGDKVVPEARFVEDLGADSLETVELIMGLEDKFGITISDEDAETIRTVQAAVDYIESKQ
- the fabG gene encoding 3-oxoacyl-[acyl-carrier-protein] reductase, with the protein product MTETPRKVALITGSSRGLGRAMALKLAQDGFDVAVHYGRNADEARKVADEAREAGVRAEVFGADLTVPANAGTLVETVIKDMGRLDVLVNNAGITRDTLAIRMKDEDWDAVIQTNLSSAFIACRAAIKHMMRARSGRIINIASVVGLTGNPGQANYVASKAGLIGLSKALAKEYGGRGITVNAVAPGFIESDMTAQLPENVQQGYLGSIPLARFGQPQEVAAVVAFLASDAAGYVTGQTIGVDGGLNPH
- the fabD gene encoding ACP S-malonyltransferase — its product is MKIAALFPGQGSHSVGMGTDLTAAFPEAAEVYTQVEHVLPGLRALIESGPLDDLTLTANQQPALVAASVAAYRAWRARTGLTPAFAAGHSLGEYSALVAADALSLGDALRLTRRRGELMQAAVPVGAGAMSAVMGDPAVVQEVCAATDGVQPANFNAPTQTVISGTKQGVDAANAALKARGLKAIPLKVSAPFHCPLMAPAASGLAPDLQTTAFAPPAFPVYANVTAQPNTDPTALPGLLTEQITGAVRWVETIQALAAAGADVFIEFGPGTVLTGLVRRILPDARTINVGTAAQVQDFTL
- a CDS encoding beta-ketoacyl-ACP synthase III is translated as MSDPTARPSLGITALGMYVPDRVVPNAEFETRMDTNADWIESRTGIRERRFAAPDQFTSDLGVLAVRDMLRRDPQALQGVDAVICATVSPDALMPSTAALIGMQVGLVGAAAFDLSTACSGFVYGLSVAQGLIMSGAARRVLVVGAEALSKIVDQDDRNTAILFGDGAGAAVVGPVPAGYGFQEFVMGADGNGGSSLYLRCVAPRLPGGFDMGDSVGMNGREVFKFAVRVLGESGTQVLAKSGLTSADVHWVIPHQANVRIIEAAMDRFGLPMERAVVNLDRYGNTSSATVPMALHEAVQDGRVQDGQQLLLIAFGGGLSWVAGTMKWWGGAPSLTAESQAEVSA